The Salirhabdus salicampi genome includes the window CAACTGGCCCAGCACTTAAAGCAGTTATGAACCGTTTTAAGGTAGTACCACGATTGAAAGAATGGAGTCCGCAAGATGAAGAATTCATTGAAGAGTCAGGGTCTTAAAGTTCGCCCTGGTACAACCGTAAGTGGGAAGTGGCATCATAATCATTACGAGGTTGTAAAAACATTAGGTTATGGGGCTATTGGAACAGTATTTCTAGCAAAAAAGGAAAATCAGCTAGTAGCGATTAAGATGAGTGAACAACAAGCCTCCATAACGACAGAGGTTAATGTGTTAAAGGCTTTACAGAAGGTCCAGGGAAAACGCCTTGGGCCTTCTTTGTTAGATGTAGATGATTGGCAGTTGAGAAATGGAAAGCAAATTTCGTTTTACGTTATGGAGTATTTAGACGGTACAGGTTTAAATACGTTTCTGAAAAAGCGGGGTTATGAGTGGATTGGAATATTATTATTACAAATATTGGATGACCTCGATCGTTTACATCGTGAAGGTTGGATTTTTGGAGACTTAAAAAGGGAAAATTTAATTGTCACCCAATCTCCTCCTCGATTAAGGTGGATAGATGTAGGTGGCACGACGAAAATCGGAAGAGCTGTTAAAGAATATACAGAATTTTATGATCGAGGATACTGGGGGCTTGGGAGTCGCAAGGCCGACCCTAGTTATGATTTATTTGCATTAGCTATGGTTGTGATTCAAATTTTTTATCCTAATTACTTCTTAAAAGGGAAAGACCCATTAAGAACCTTGCGTTATTATATCAATCGAGCACCGGGACTGAGATTATATTCTTCTTGTTTGGAAAAAGCACTACTAGGGAAATATACATCTGGAAAAGAAATGAAAGACGATATTTCACGTTTATTACTCTCTAGAAAGAAAAGAAAAGAGCAAAAAATACCCGTAAACAATTCAGTTGGAACAAATGTGACAAACGGAAACAGAAGTGATCTTAAGTTAAGATTTATGGAAACTACCGGAATCGGGATTATTATGTTTATTTTCTACATGATATTTGTTCTGTTACAGTAAAATAATATCGTTATTATCATTTTGAGTACCCCTTTAAATCATGGTAGGATATAGGTTAAAGGTGATAGAGAAATCGGGGTGTCCCTAATGCTGAAAGATAAAGTTCTACGATTCGCTCAAAAGCATACATTAATCGAAAAAGGGGATACAATTTTTGTAGCTGTGTCAGGTGGACCTGACTCAATGGCATTGTTACATTGGTTAACAACGATTAAACAACAGTACTCATTACATATTATTGTGTTATCCATTGATCATCAATTACGTGGTCAAAGTTCGAAAGATGATTTGCAGTATGTAGAAGCGATGTGTAATCAATGGGATATTCCTTTTAAAGGAACGAGTTTAGACGTTGCTTCTTATAAGGAACAAATGAAGAAGGGTACACAGTTAGCAGCTAGGGAATTACGTTATGCGTTTTTTCAACAAATGATGGAGAAAAGCGAATTACCAAAGCTTGCTATGGGTCACCATGGTGATGATTTAGTGGAGACAATGTTTATGCAATTAGGCAGAGGGATGAGTCCTAAGGGAATTCCAGTGAAAAGAACGTTTGCTAACGGTTGGATCATCCGCCCACTGTTATGCCTGGAAAAAGATGAAATTGAACATTATTGTGTCGAAAACGACATTGTTCCAAGGCGAGATGAATCAAATGAAGAAACAACATACACGAGAAATGCAATAAGGAAAACCGTACTTCCGTTTTTGAAGGACCTAAACCCTTCCATAAGTGAAAATTTATTACAGGTCAGTCTATCAAAACAAGAAGATGAACGTTTTCTGTTAGAGGAAGCAAAGAAGGTTATGACGGATGTTGTTGAATTTTCGTCTAATCCGAAAGAGGCTAAGGTGAAAATTAATCATTTTACCACTTATCCACGACCTTTACAAAGGAGGGTGTTTCATCTAATATTAAACTATCTTTACAATAACATGGTAAAAAACGTAACTTCTCTTCATATTGATGACATTTTTTCTTTGCTTGAAATGGATAAGCCGAATAGTACACTTCATTTCCCGAATGGTTTAAGTGTTAACAAGGCATATAACGAATTGGTATTTCGTTTTTCCCACTCCCATTTCAAACCATATCATATTGAACTTAATCCTCATAAGCCAGTACAACTTCCAAATGGATCAAGACTTACTTTGGAATATATTGAGGAAGAAACGTTTCCTAATGAATTAGGGGATGACCAATTTGTATGTGGTGCACAATCATTAACTTTCCCATTAATTGTGCGAACGAGAAAAAAAGGAGATAAAATGAAGGTAAGGGGACTTAATGGTCATAAAAAAGTAAAAGATATATTTATTGATCAAAAAGTACCAAAACACTTAAGGGATGAGTGGCCAATTGTATGTGATCAGGAGGATCAAGTGCTTTGGGTTGCCGGCTTAAAAAAAGGTGAACCTATAGAGAACAACGCGTCTAGAAAGTGGGTTCGAATTACATTAAGCCAAAATGATCATACATAGGAGGATGCAACAATGCAGAACGACATTAAGGAAGTTTTAATATCTGAGGAACAAATACTTGCAAAGACTGAGGAAATTGCTACACGATTAACGGAAGAATACGATGGTAAATTTCCTCTGGCTATCGGCGTGTTAAAAGGGGCTATGCCTTTTATGGCCGACTTAGTAAAACGCATGGATACGTTTATTGAGATGGATTTCATGGATGTTTCCAGTTATGGAGGCGGAATGAAATCATCTGGTGAAGTAAAAATTGTGAAAGATTTAGATACGAAAGTAGAAGGAAGAGACCTGTTAATTATTGAAGATATAATTGATAGCGGACTAACTTTAAGCTATTTAGTTGACCTTTTTAAGTACCGCAAAGCAAACTCAATTAAAATTGTAACCCTGTTGGACAAACCAGCAGGAAGACAAGCAGGTGTAGAAGCTGACGTAGTTGGTTTTGAAGTTCCAGATGAATTTGTAGTTGGTTACGGTTTAGATTACCAGGAAAGGTACCGTAATCTTCCGTATATCGGCATCTTAAAACCTGAGGTGTATTCCGGCCAAGAATAAGGTTTTAAACACGTTTTTTTTGGATTTATTCCATTCATTATTCATAAGGGCTTTTAGTTGAGTAGAAGCTTTTTATTATGGTAGTATTTAATTTAGTTTTTGTCGCTTGGGAGGAGGTAAGCAATGAATCGTGTTTTTCGTAATACAATCTTTTATTTAATTATCTTTTTAGTTGTCATTGGAATCGTTGGACTTTTTAAGGGCCCGAACCAAGAAACGAAAGACTTAAGCTACAATGAGTTCATAATCGCGTTGGATAATGGTCAAATCGAGGAAATGACCATTCAATATACAAACTTTGCCCACGCCGTGACGGGTGAATTGGTCAATGACGATTCAACAACACCGTTTTTTACACAAATACCGGAAAACAATGAAGTGTATAACCGCGTAATAACCATTGCTGAAGATCAAGGTGTTATTTTACACATTGAAG containing:
- the tilS gene encoding tRNA lysidine(34) synthetase TilS — protein: MLKDKVLRFAQKHTLIEKGDTIFVAVSGGPDSMALLHWLTTIKQQYSLHIIVLSIDHQLRGQSSKDDLQYVEAMCNQWDIPFKGTSLDVASYKEQMKKGTQLAARELRYAFFQQMMEKSELPKLAMGHHGDDLVETMFMQLGRGMSPKGIPVKRTFANGWIIRPLLCLEKDEIEHYCVENDIVPRRDESNEETTYTRNAIRKTVLPFLKDLNPSISENLLQVSLSKQEDERFLLEEAKKVMTDVVEFSSNPKEAKVKINHFTTYPRPLQRRVFHLILNYLYNNMVKNVTSLHIDDIFSLLEMDKPNSTLHFPNGLSVNKAYNELVFRFSHSHFKPYHIELNPHKPVQLPNGSRLTLEYIEEETFPNELGDDQFVCGAQSLTFPLIVRTRKKGDKMKVRGLNGHKKVKDIFIDQKVPKHLRDEWPIVCDQEDQVLWVAGLKKGEPIENNASRKWVRITLSQNDHT
- a CDS encoding protein kinase domain-containing protein, whose protein sequence is MKNSLKSQGLKVRPGTTVSGKWHHNHYEVVKTLGYGAIGTVFLAKKENQLVAIKMSEQQASITTEVNVLKALQKVQGKRLGPSLLDVDDWQLRNGKQISFYVMEYLDGTGLNTFLKKRGYEWIGILLLQILDDLDRLHREGWIFGDLKRENLIVTQSPPRLRWIDVGGTTKIGRAVKEYTEFYDRGYWGLGSRKADPSYDLFALAMVVIQIFYPNYFLKGKDPLRTLRYYINRAPGLRLYSSCLEKALLGKYTSGKEMKDDISRLLLSRKKRKEQKIPVNNSVGTNVTNGNRSDLKLRFMETTGIGIIMFIFYMIFVLLQ
- the hpt gene encoding hypoxanthine phosphoribosyltransferase, coding for MQNDIKEVLISEEQILAKTEEIATRLTEEYDGKFPLAIGVLKGAMPFMADLVKRMDTFIEMDFMDVSSYGGGMKSSGEVKIVKDLDTKVEGRDLLIIEDIIDSGLTLSYLVDLFKYRKANSIKIVTLLDKPAGRQAGVEADVVGFEVPDEFVVGYGLDYQERYRNLPYIGILKPEVYSGQE